The Erythrolamprus reginae isolate rEryReg1 chromosome 5, rEryReg1.hap1, whole genome shotgun sequence genome window below encodes:
- the ING5 gene encoding inhibitor of growth protein 5 isoform X1 → MAAAALYLEHYLDSIENLPCELQRNFQLMRELDQRTEDKKAEIDSLAAQYISTVRGLSSEQRVEILQKIQNAYTKCKEYSDDKVQLAMQTYEMVDKHIRRLDADLARFEADLKDKLEGSDFESPVTPNLKKGRIPKDKKTSRGRGRRTSEEDAPVKKKPKRSRSELADTILSVHPSDVLDMPVDPNEPTYCLCHQVSYGEMIGCDNPDCPIEWFHFACVDLTTKPKGKWYCPRCVQEKKKK, encoded by the exons atggcggcggcggcctTGTATTTGGAGCACTACCTGGACA GCATTGAAAACCTGCCCTGTGAATTACAGAGAAACTTCCAACTTATGCGTGAACTGGATCAGAGAACAGAAG ACAAGAAAGCAGAAATTGATAGTCTTGCTGCACAGTATATTTCAACGGTGCGGGGTCTGTCATCAGAGCAAAGAGTAGAAATCTTGCAGAAGATCCAAAATGCTTATACAAAATGCAAAGAATATAGTGATGACAAAGTACAGTTGGCCATGCAGACCTATGAGATG GTGGATAAGCACATTCGACGGCTAGATGCTGACCTTGCCCGATTTGAAGCTGATCTGAAGGATAAGTTGGAAGGCAGTGATTTTGAAAGCCCTGTGACACCAAACTTAAAAA AGGGGAGAATTCCGAAGGATAAGAAAACTTCCCGTGGTCGAGGCCGGCGAACATCAGAGGAAGATGCTCCAGTGAAAAAGAAACCAAAACGAAG CAGATCTGAATTAGCTGATACCATCTTGTCGGTTCACCCTTCTGATGTCTTGGACATGCCAGTGGATCCCAATGAGCCCACATACTGCTTGTGCCATCAAGTATCTTATGGAGAAATGATTGGGTGTGACAATCCCGAT TGTCCAATTGAATGGTTTCACTTTGCTTGTGTGGATCTCACGACCAAACCCAAAGGAAAATG GTACTGTCCTCGTTGTGtgcaggaaaagaagaagaaatag
- the ING5 gene encoding inhibitor of growth protein 5 isoform X2, translating into MAAAALYLEHYLDSIENLPCELQRNFQLMRELDQRTEDKKAEIDSLAAQYISTVRGLSSEQRVEILQKIQNAYTKCKEYSDDKVQLAMQTYEMVDKHIRRLDADLARFEADLKDKLEGSDFESPVTPNLKKGRIPKDKKTSRGRGRRTSEEDAPVKKKPKRRSELADTILSVHPSDVLDMPVDPNEPTYCLCHQVSYGEMIGCDNPDCPIEWFHFACVDLTTKPKGKWYCPRCVQEKKKK; encoded by the exons atggcggcggcggcctTGTATTTGGAGCACTACCTGGACA GCATTGAAAACCTGCCCTGTGAATTACAGAGAAACTTCCAACTTATGCGTGAACTGGATCAGAGAACAGAAG ACAAGAAAGCAGAAATTGATAGTCTTGCTGCACAGTATATTTCAACGGTGCGGGGTCTGTCATCAGAGCAAAGAGTAGAAATCTTGCAGAAGATCCAAAATGCTTATACAAAATGCAAAGAATATAGTGATGACAAAGTACAGTTGGCCATGCAGACCTATGAGATG GTGGATAAGCACATTCGACGGCTAGATGCTGACCTTGCCCGATTTGAAGCTGATCTGAAGGATAAGTTGGAAGGCAGTGATTTTGAAAGCCCTGTGACACCAAACTTAAAAA AGGGGAGAATTCCGAAGGATAAGAAAACTTCCCGTGGTCGAGGCCGGCGAACATCAGAGGAAGATGCTCCAGTGAAAAAGAAACCAAAACGAAG ATCTGAATTAGCTGATACCATCTTGTCGGTTCACCCTTCTGATGTCTTGGACATGCCAGTGGATCCCAATGAGCCCACATACTGCTTGTGCCATCAAGTATCTTATGGAGAAATGATTGGGTGTGACAATCCCGAT TGTCCAATTGAATGGTTTCACTTTGCTTGTGTGGATCTCACGACCAAACCCAAAGGAAAATG GTACTGTCCTCGTTGTGtgcaggaaaagaagaagaaatag
- the ING5 gene encoding inhibitor of growth protein 5 isoform X4 has product MRELDQRTEDKKAEIDSLAAQYISTVRGLSSEQRVEILQKIQNAYTKCKEYSDDKVQLAMQTYEMVDKHIRRLDADLARFEADLKDKLEGSDFESPVTPNLKKGRIPKDKKTSRGRGRRTSEEDAPVKKKPKRSRSELADTILSVHPSDVLDMPVDPNEPTYCLCHQVSYGEMIGCDNPDCPIEWFHFACVDLTTKPKGKWYCPRCVQEKKKK; this is encoded by the exons ATGCGTGAACTGGATCAGAGAACAGAAG ACAAGAAAGCAGAAATTGATAGTCTTGCTGCACAGTATATTTCAACGGTGCGGGGTCTGTCATCAGAGCAAAGAGTAGAAATCTTGCAGAAGATCCAAAATGCTTATACAAAATGCAAAGAATATAGTGATGACAAAGTACAGTTGGCCATGCAGACCTATGAGATG GTGGATAAGCACATTCGACGGCTAGATGCTGACCTTGCCCGATTTGAAGCTGATCTGAAGGATAAGTTGGAAGGCAGTGATTTTGAAAGCCCTGTGACACCAAACTTAAAAA AGGGGAGAATTCCGAAGGATAAGAAAACTTCCCGTGGTCGAGGCCGGCGAACATCAGAGGAAGATGCTCCAGTGAAAAAGAAACCAAAACGAAG CAGATCTGAATTAGCTGATACCATCTTGTCGGTTCACCCTTCTGATGTCTTGGACATGCCAGTGGATCCCAATGAGCCCACATACTGCTTGTGCCATCAAGTATCTTATGGAGAAATGATTGGGTGTGACAATCCCGAT TGTCCAATTGAATGGTTTCACTTTGCTTGTGTGGATCTCACGACCAAACCCAAAGGAAAATG GTACTGTCCTCGTTGTGtgcaggaaaagaagaagaaatag
- the ING5 gene encoding inhibitor of growth protein 5 isoform X5: MRELDQRTEDKKAEIDSLAAQYISTVRGLSSEQRVEILQKIQNAYTKCKEYSDDKVQLAMQTYEMVDKHIRRLDADLARFEADLKDKLEGSDFESPVTPNLKKGRIPKDKKTSRGRGRRTSEEDAPVKKKPKRRSELADTILSVHPSDVLDMPVDPNEPTYCLCHQVSYGEMIGCDNPDCPIEWFHFACVDLTTKPKGKWYCPRCVQEKKKK, encoded by the exons ATGCGTGAACTGGATCAGAGAACAGAAG ACAAGAAAGCAGAAATTGATAGTCTTGCTGCACAGTATATTTCAACGGTGCGGGGTCTGTCATCAGAGCAAAGAGTAGAAATCTTGCAGAAGATCCAAAATGCTTATACAAAATGCAAAGAATATAGTGATGACAAAGTACAGTTGGCCATGCAGACCTATGAGATG GTGGATAAGCACATTCGACGGCTAGATGCTGACCTTGCCCGATTTGAAGCTGATCTGAAGGATAAGTTGGAAGGCAGTGATTTTGAAAGCCCTGTGACACCAAACTTAAAAA AGGGGAGAATTCCGAAGGATAAGAAAACTTCCCGTGGTCGAGGCCGGCGAACATCAGAGGAAGATGCTCCAGTGAAAAAGAAACCAAAACGAAG ATCTGAATTAGCTGATACCATCTTGTCGGTTCACCCTTCTGATGTCTTGGACATGCCAGTGGATCCCAATGAGCCCACATACTGCTTGTGCCATCAAGTATCTTATGGAGAAATGATTGGGTGTGACAATCCCGAT TGTCCAATTGAATGGTTTCACTTTGCTTGTGTGGATCTCACGACCAAACCCAAAGGAAAATG GTACTGTCCTCGTTGTGtgcaggaaaagaagaagaaatag
- the ING5 gene encoding inhibitor of growth protein 5 isoform X3: MLKFSGPRPAGKGIENLPCELQRNFQLMRELDQRTEDKKAEIDSLAAQYISTVRGLSSEQRVEILQKIQNAYTKCKEYSDDKVQLAMQTYEMVDKHIRRLDADLARFEADLKDKLEGSDFESPVTPNLKKGRIPKDKKTSRGRGRRTSEEDAPVKKKPKRSRSELADTILSVHPSDVLDMPVDPNEPTYCLCHQVSYGEMIGCDNPDCPIEWFHFACVDLTTKPKGKWYCPRCVQEKKKK, translated from the exons ATGTTAAAATTCAgcggtcccaggcctgctggcaaag GCATTGAAAACCTGCCCTGTGAATTACAGAGAAACTTCCAACTTATGCGTGAACTGGATCAGAGAACAGAAG ACAAGAAAGCAGAAATTGATAGTCTTGCTGCACAGTATATTTCAACGGTGCGGGGTCTGTCATCAGAGCAAAGAGTAGAAATCTTGCAGAAGATCCAAAATGCTTATACAAAATGCAAAGAATATAGTGATGACAAAGTACAGTTGGCCATGCAGACCTATGAGATG GTGGATAAGCACATTCGACGGCTAGATGCTGACCTTGCCCGATTTGAAGCTGATCTGAAGGATAAGTTGGAAGGCAGTGATTTTGAAAGCCCTGTGACACCAAACTTAAAAA AGGGGAGAATTCCGAAGGATAAGAAAACTTCCCGTGGTCGAGGCCGGCGAACATCAGAGGAAGATGCTCCAGTGAAAAAGAAACCAAAACGAAG CAGATCTGAATTAGCTGATACCATCTTGTCGGTTCACCCTTCTGATGTCTTGGACATGCCAGTGGATCCCAATGAGCCCACATACTGCTTGTGCCATCAAGTATCTTATGGAGAAATGATTGGGTGTGACAATCCCGAT TGTCCAATTGAATGGTTTCACTTTGCTTGTGTGGATCTCACGACCAAACCCAAAGGAAAATG GTACTGTCCTCGTTGTGtgcaggaaaagaagaagaaatag
- the DTYMK gene encoding thymidylate kinase isoform X1, whose amino-acid sequence MAGRRGALIVLEGVDRAGKSTQSRRLVEALWAEGHQAELLRFPERSTETGQLISSYLEKKNNLEDHTVHLLFSANRWEQVPSIKEKLSQGVTLIVDRYAFSGVAFTGAKEYLLQVLIISEQNFSLEWCKQPDVGLPKPDLILFLQLSTSEAAKRGEFGNERYENTYFQEKVLRCFYHLIEDKSLNWKLIDASKNIEDLHKEIKSFAEEAMQEAQHKPLGELWK is encoded by the exons ATGGCGGGCCGACGAGGAGCTCTGATTGTCCTGGAGGGGGTGGACCGAGCAGGCAAAAGCACGCAGAGCCGAAGGCTGGTGGAGGCCCTCTGGGCAGAAGGACACCAGGCCGAACTTCTCAGGTTTCCCG AAAGGTCAACAGAAACTGGACAGCTAATAAGTTCTTActtggaaaagaaaaacaacttgGAGGACCACACAGTGCATCTACTATTTTCTGCAAATCGTTGGGAGCAAGT GCCATctataaaagaaaaattaagCCAAGGTGTCACTCTAATAGTGGACAGATACGCTTTTTCTGGAGTTGCCTTCACAGGTGCAAAAGAA TATTTACTACAGGTCTTAATTATCTCTGAACAGAACTTCTCTTTGGAATGGTGCAAGCAACCAGATGTGGGGCTTCCAAAGCCAGATTTGATTCTTTTTCTTCAATTGAGCACATCGGAAGCAGCCAAACGAGGAGAGTTTGGAAATGAACGCTATGAGAATACGTATTTTCAGGAGAAAGTTCTCCGGTGCTTTTACCATCTGATAGAAGATAAATCTTTAAACTGGAAG TTGATTGATGCTTCAAAGAATATAGAAGATTTGCACAAAGAAATTAAATCCTTTGCGGAAGAGGCAATGCAAGAAGCTCAGCACAAACCTCTAGGAGAACTGTGGAAATGA
- the DTYMK gene encoding thymidylate kinase isoform X2, whose product MAGRRGALIVLEGVDRAGKSTQSRRLVEALWAEGHQAELLRFPERSTETGQLISSYLEKKNNLEDHTVHLLFSANRWEQVPSIKEKLSQGVTLIVDRYAFSGVAFTGAKENFSLEWCKQPDVGLPKPDLILFLQLSTSEAAKRGEFGNERYENTYFQEKVLRCFYHLIEDKSLNWKLIDASKNIEDLHKEIKSFAEEAMQEAQHKPLGELWK is encoded by the exons ATGGCGGGCCGACGAGGAGCTCTGATTGTCCTGGAGGGGGTGGACCGAGCAGGCAAAAGCACGCAGAGCCGAAGGCTGGTGGAGGCCCTCTGGGCAGAAGGACACCAGGCCGAACTTCTCAGGTTTCCCG AAAGGTCAACAGAAACTGGACAGCTAATAAGTTCTTActtggaaaagaaaaacaacttgGAGGACCACACAGTGCATCTACTATTTTCTGCAAATCGTTGGGAGCAAGT GCCATctataaaagaaaaattaagCCAAGGTGTCACTCTAATAGTGGACAGATACGCTTTTTCTGGAGTTGCCTTCACAGGTGCAAAAGAA AACTTCTCTTTGGAATGGTGCAAGCAACCAGATGTGGGGCTTCCAAAGCCAGATTTGATTCTTTTTCTTCAATTGAGCACATCGGAAGCAGCCAAACGAGGAGAGTTTGGAAATGAACGCTATGAGAATACGTATTTTCAGGAGAAAGTTCTCCGGTGCTTTTACCATCTGATAGAAGATAAATCTTTAAACTGGAAG TTGATTGATGCTTCAAAGAATATAGAAGATTTGCACAAAGAAATTAAATCCTTTGCGGAAGAGGCAATGCAAGAAGCTCAGCACAAACCTCTAGGAGAACTGTGGAAATGA